In Moorella sp. Hama-1, a single genomic region encodes these proteins:
- a CDS encoding Ku protein encodes MRPLWKGAISFGLVNVPVKLYPATESQDLKFNYLHSRCQTPIQYRKYCPHCRAEVPPEEIVRGYEYEKGRYVIIREEDLAGIPADTTHSINIMDFVDLPEIDPVYFARSYYLVPGEMGQKPYTLLRQAMAETGKVAIARVTLRTRESLAAVRVYGPALVINTMFYPAEVRAISALPELDFQVDLHANEVKMAVTLIKSLATSFQPEKYTDTYRQDLMKVIEAKIAGDEVAVPARPEAGKVVDLMEALKASIELAKKEKEGVTAGTAADKPRRRRKTS; translated from the coding sequence ATGCGGCCCCTGTGGAAGGGCGCCATTAGCTTTGGCCTGGTCAACGTACCGGTGAAACTCTATCCGGCCACGGAGAGCCAGGACCTTAAATTCAATTACCTGCACTCCCGCTGCCAAACGCCCATCCAGTACCGGAAATACTGTCCCCATTGCCGGGCTGAAGTGCCGCCGGAGGAGATCGTGCGCGGTTACGAGTACGAAAAGGGCCGGTACGTAATCATCCGGGAAGAAGACCTGGCAGGTATCCCGGCCGATACCACCCACAGCATTAACATCATGGACTTCGTCGACCTGCCGGAGATTGACCCCGTCTATTTTGCCCGTTCCTATTACCTGGTTCCCGGTGAAATGGGTCAGAAACCCTATACCCTGTTAAGGCAGGCTATGGCCGAGACGGGGAAGGTGGCTATAGCCCGGGTGACCTTACGTACCCGGGAATCCCTGGCGGCAGTGCGGGTCTACGGCCCGGCCCTGGTGATAAACACCATGTTTTACCCGGCGGAAGTAAGGGCGATAAGTGCCCTACCGGAACTGGATTTCCAGGTTGACCTCCACGCCAACGAAGTCAAGATGGCCGTCACCCTGATCAAGAGCCTGGCCACCAGTTTTCAACCGGAGAAGTATACCGACACCTACCGCCAGGATTTAATGAAGGTTATCGAGGCCAAAATAGCCGGGGATGAAGTGGCCGTCCCGGCCCGGCCGGAGGCCGGCAAGGTAGTCGACCTCATGGAGGCCTTAAAGGCCAGTATCGAGCTGGCCAAAAAGGAAAAGGAAGGAGTGACTGCCGGCACGGCGGCAGACAAACCCCGCCGCCGGCGTAAGACCTCATGA
- the ligD gene encoding non-homologous end-joining DNA ligase, giving the protein MTAGRSNRLPVFQIRPMLAVTSRPFDSPSFIYEVKWDGYRCLAYLEEKTILQSRNLVDITPVFPDLADLHQLFRRRPAVLDGEIIIPGADGKPSFSLLQARGRLGDPFKIRQAARQTPAIFMVFDILYHQGENVMAEPLHLRKEILGAGVQAAANLVVSQFIVNQGINFYQACVGQGLEGVMAKELNSPYLPGKRSPLWRKFRHTLTGEFIIAGYEPGRGERSLGALILAVYQEGRLVYRGKVGAGFDRREEQELLAGLQRLPAAPPPFKEDIPELKKTRWVEPRLVCQVEYLELTPEGRLRHPGYRGLRWDKESEECNSP; this is encoded by the coding sequence ATGACGGCCGGGAGAAGTAACCGGCTACCGGTTTTCCAGATCAGGCCCATGCTGGCCGTTACCAGCCGGCCCTTCGATTCCCCATCCTTTATCTACGAAGTCAAGTGGGACGGCTACCGCTGCCTGGCCTACCTGGAGGAGAAGACCATCCTCCAGTCCCGCAACCTGGTGGATATTACCCCGGTTTTTCCGGATCTGGCCGATCTGCACCAATTGTTCCGGCGGCGCCCGGCGGTCCTGGACGGAGAGATTATCATTCCCGGGGCGGACGGTAAGCCGTCCTTTAGCCTCCTCCAGGCCCGGGGCCGGCTGGGGGACCCCTTTAAAATCAGGCAGGCCGCCCGGCAGACGCCGGCTATTTTTATGGTCTTTGATATCCTCTACCACCAGGGCGAGAATGTCATGGCGGAGCCCCTCCATTTACGAAAAGAGATCCTCGGGGCAGGAGTCCAGGCCGCGGCGAACCTGGTCGTCTCCCAGTTTATTGTCAACCAGGGAATCAATTTCTATCAGGCCTGCGTCGGCCAGGGCTTGGAAGGAGTCATGGCCAAGGAACTAAACAGCCCCTACCTCCCCGGTAAACGCTCGCCCCTGTGGCGGAAATTCCGGCATACCCTCACCGGGGAATTTATTATTGCCGGTTATGAGCCGGGGCGCGGGGAGCGATCCCTGGGCGCCCTGATCCTGGCGGTTTACCAGGAGGGGCGCCTGGTTTACCGGGGCAAGGTGGGTGCCGGTTTTGATCGGAGGGAAGAGCAGGAGCTCCTGGCCGGGTTGCAGCGGCTGCCGGCGGCGCCCCCGCCCTTTAAAGAAGATATCCCGGAACTTAAAAAAACGCGCTGGGTGGAGCCCCGGCTGGTCTGCCAGGTTGAGTACCTGGAGTTGACGCCGGAGGGCCGCCTCCGGCACCCCGGCTACCGCGGCCTGCGCTGGGACAAAGAATCGGAGGAGTGTAATTCACCTTGA
- a CDS encoding fumarylacetoacetate hydrolase family protein — MEKITKIVRFAVEGEICYGRLEGEDIRGLEGDIYSSPRETGRKYNLNQVRLLAPCRPGKAVCVGLNYRSHIVEMAENLPAEPVLFIKPATSIIGPEEDIIYWPMVGRLDYEAELAVVIGREAHNIREEEAGDYIFGYTVANDVTARDLQQKDGQWTRAKGFDTFLPCGPWIVRGIDPADLRVQSFLNGVQKQDGRTSQLIFSVPHLVSFISHVMTLQPGDLILTGTPEGIGPMQVGDTIEIRVEQIGSLVNRVAGPEVQQA, encoded by the coding sequence ATGGAAAAGATTACAAAAATAGTCCGTTTTGCCGTCGAAGGTGAAATTTGCTACGGCCGACTGGAGGGCGAGGATATCCGGGGACTGGAGGGCGATATCTATAGCTCGCCCCGGGAAACGGGCCGGAAATACAACCTGAATCAGGTCCGGTTGCTGGCCCCCTGCAGGCCCGGCAAGGCCGTCTGCGTCGGCCTGAACTACCGCAGCCATATCGTCGAAATGGCCGAGAACCTGCCGGCCGAGCCGGTACTTTTTATTAAGCCTGCCACCAGCATCATCGGCCCGGAGGAGGATATCATCTACTGGCCCATGGTAGGGCGGCTGGATTATGAAGCCGAACTGGCAGTGGTTATCGGCCGGGAAGCCCATAACATCAGGGAAGAGGAAGCCGGGGATTATATCTTCGGTTACACCGTAGCCAACGACGTTACGGCCCGGGACCTGCAGCAAAAGGACGGCCAGTGGACCAGGGCCAAGGGCTTTGACACCTTTTTGCCCTGCGGGCCCTGGATCGTCAGGGGTATCGACCCGGCTGATCTCCGAGTCCAGTCTTTCTTAAACGGGGTACAAAAACAAGACGGTCGGACATCCCAGTTAATCTTCTCCGTTCCCCACCTGGTGAGCTTCATCTCCCATGTAATGACCCTGCAGCCCGGCGATCTAATCCTAACCGGTACCCCCGAGGGCATAGGCCCCATGCAGGTTGGGGATACCATTGAGATCCGGGTGGAGCAGATCGGCAGCCTGGTCAACCGGGTCGCCGGCCCGGAAGTACAGCAGGCTTAA
- a CDS encoding copper amine oxidase N-terminal domain-containing protein, with protein MKYKKLISTLAITSLLLPAGIVYANPGNGNDNHSPGQYTVVTAGGANYGIKVKGEDKQLEDESEDRTTEDQDETRNGKEIEPKEQEIKSQEGARTKEEKEMQGYLEKEITGLQVTPEAQAREENQVREETQNAGLVKFQSRIRVKNKEIKFDVPPVIKGNRTLIPVRAVTQGLGATVNWDAATNTVTITKNGITVVLIPGSTEVTVNDTKINLDVPAALISNRTFVPLRFLGEVFKDKVNYDPATGDIDIEEGNENEAEQGTETPPPGTTAPESPVNSSPTTSTVPTGTSPTPPATTGTSTPTTPLPQLLLPS; from the coding sequence ATGAAGTATAAAAAATTAATCAGCACACTGGCCATAACCAGCCTGCTATTGCCGGCCGGCATAGTTTATGCTAACCCGGGTAATGGTAATGACAACCATAGTCCTGGCCAATATACAGTAGTTACCGCTGGAGGGGCTAACTATGGGATTAAGGTTAAAGGGGAAGATAAACAATTAGAAGATGAGTCAGAAGATCGGACAACCGAAGATCAAGATGAGACGAGAAACGGGAAAGAAATCGAACCTAAAGAACAAGAAATAAAATCGCAGGAGGGGGCCAGGACAAAGGAAGAAAAAGAAATGCAAGGATACCTGGAAAAGGAAATTACCGGGCTCCAGGTTACCCCGGAAGCACAGGCGAGGGAAGAAAACCAGGTAAGGGAAGAAACCCAAAATGCCGGTCTGGTGAAATTCCAAAGTAGAATCCGGGTTAAGAATAAAGAAATAAAATTTGATGTACCGCCGGTGATTAAAGGAAACCGGACCCTTATCCCCGTCAGGGCGGTTACCCAGGGTCTAGGCGCAACTGTTAATTGGGATGCGGCAACCAATACCGTAACCATAACAAAAAATGGAATTACAGTAGTGCTTATACCTGGGAGTACGGAAGTAACTGTCAATGACACCAAAATAAATTTGGATGTCCCTGCGGCATTAATCAGCAACCGTACTTTTGTACCCTTGAGATTTTTGGGTGAGGTATTTAAAGATAAAGTGAATTATGATCCCGCAACCGGCGACATTGATATTGAAGAAGGCAACGAAAACGAAGCAGAGCAAGGTACTGAGACTCCACCACCTGGTACAACGGCGCCTGAAAGCCCGGTTAACAGCAGTCCAACAACTTCGACAGTACCGACAGGTACCAGCCCCACACCTCCCGCAACAACAGGTACCAGTACACCAACTACTCCTTTACCCCAACTACTCCTTCCATCCTAG
- a CDS encoding OsmC family protein, translating into MHVTVTWAGDKMRLQGVGASGQPVAMDAGTDHGGQNAGARPSEVLLMGMAGCTALDVLSILQKKRLELTSLAIDVEADRAPEHPKVFTAATLIYRLEGPDLPENQVKQAIELSLSKYCGMVNTMKKAMPISYCYEINGNRSAVAPAP; encoded by the coding sequence ATGCACGTAACTGTAACCTGGGCCGGGGACAAGATGCGTCTCCAGGGCGTGGGGGCTTCCGGCCAGCCGGTGGCCATGGATGCCGGTACCGACCATGGCGGCCAGAACGCCGGGGCCAGGCCTTCGGAAGTACTCCTTATGGGGATGGCCGGCTGTACGGCCCTGGATGTCCTGAGCATTCTCCAGAAAAAACGCCTCGAACTGACTTCTTTGGCCATCGACGTTGAGGCCGACCGGGCGCCGGAGCACCCGAAAGTATTTACCGCCGCCACCCTTATCTATCGCCTTGAGGGGCCCGACCTGCCCGAGAACCAGGTGAAGCAGGCCATCGAGCTATCCTTAAGTAAATACTGCGGCATGGTCAACACCATGAAGAAGGCTATGCCCATCTCCTACTGCTATGAGATCAACGGTAACCGCAGCGCCGTTGCCCCGGCGCCTTGA
- a CDS encoding dodecin family protein, producing MHVKVVELVGESPHNWKDAVQAAVAEASRDVRNISGVEVYNLTANVKDGKLSEFKANVKIAYADHSADL from the coding sequence TTGCACGTTAAAGTAGTAGAACTGGTGGGTGAATCCCCCCATAACTGGAAGGATGCCGTCCAGGCCGCCGTGGCCGAGGCCAGCCGCGATGTCCGGAATATCTCCGGCGTCGAGGTCTACAACCTCACGGCCAATGTCAAGGATGGTAAGCTTTCGGAGTTTAAAGCCAACGTCAAAATTGCCTATGCCGACCATAGCGCCGACCTGTAA
- a CDS encoding pyridoxal phosphate-dependent aminotransferase, with amino-acid sequence MELARRAAGISPSPTLAIDAQAKAMKARGVKVINFSAGEPDFGTPEHIKQAAVDALAAGFTRYTPVAGIPELRQAVAASLAARGVNYEPANIVVSCGAKHSLYNAMQVLLNEGDEVILIAPYWVSYFEQVKLAGGVPVVIQTGADGDFKVTPAALEAALTPRTKLLILNSPANPTGAVYSRAELEALAEVILAHDLLVISDEIYAALLYDGLTHTSIASLGLEIKERTILIDGVSKTYAMTGWRIGYAATPRAIAKAMTDLQSHSTSNPTSIAQKAAVAALNGSQAPVEAMRREFEVRRNRILAGLRDLPGVDCNQPGGAFYVFPYIGKLLGRKFRGQELSNSTDVATILLNEYQVAVVPGVAFGADPYLRLSYATAMDQIETGLERLKAFISELE; translated from the coding sequence GTGGAACTTGCCCGGCGGGCTGCCGGAATCAGCCCTTCACCCACCCTGGCCATTGACGCCCAGGCCAAGGCCATGAAGGCCAGGGGGGTTAAAGTAATAAACTTCAGCGCCGGCGAACCTGACTTTGGTACCCCGGAGCATATTAAACAGGCGGCCGTTGACGCCCTGGCCGCCGGCTTTACCCGTTACACGCCGGTGGCCGGTATCCCGGAGCTGCGCCAGGCGGTAGCCGCCAGCCTGGCGGCCCGGGGGGTGAACTACGAACCGGCGAATATTGTCGTCTCCTGCGGCGCCAAGCACTCCCTGTATAACGCCATGCAGGTCTTACTTAACGAGGGGGACGAGGTAATCCTGATCGCCCCCTACTGGGTGAGTTACTTTGAACAGGTCAAGCTCGCCGGCGGGGTACCGGTGGTCATCCAGACGGGCGCCGATGGGGACTTCAAAGTAACTCCGGCCGCCCTGGAGGCGGCCTTGACCCCCAGGACAAAATTGTTGATCCTTAATTCACCTGCCAATCCTACCGGGGCTGTCTACAGCCGTGCTGAGCTGGAAGCCCTGGCGGAGGTTATCCTGGCCCACGATCTCCTGGTCATTTCTGACGAAATCTACGCCGCCCTGCTTTATGACGGCCTCACCCACACCAGCATCGCCTCCCTGGGACTGGAGATTAAGGAACGGACCATCCTGATAGACGGGGTTTCTAAAACCTACGCCATGACCGGCTGGCGGATTGGCTACGCCGCCACGCCGCGGGCTATCGCTAAAGCCATGACCGATCTCCAGAGCCATTCGACTTCTAACCCCACCTCCATCGCCCAGAAGGCAGCAGTAGCCGCCCTGAACGGCAGCCAGGCACCGGTGGAAGCCATGCGCCGGGAGTTTGAGGTACGCCGCAACCGCATCCTGGCGGGACTGCGGGATTTGCCGGGGGTGGACTGCAACCAGCCTGGCGGTGCCTTCTATGTTTTTCCATATATCGGCAAGCTCTTGGGCCGGAAGTTCCGCGGCCAGGAGTTGTCCAATTCCACCGATGTGGCTACGATCCTTTTGAATGAATACCAGGTAGCTGTGGTCCCCGGCGTGGCCTTTGGTGCCGACCCGTACCTGCGCCTCTCCTACGCCACGGCCATGGACCAGATTGAAACCGGCCTGGAACGGCTCAAAGCCTTTATCAGCGAGCTGGAGTAA
- the mntA gene encoding type VII toxin-antitoxin system MntA family adenylyltransferase antitoxin: protein MEETASALVERLREVFIKRAEIVFAYLFGSYARGRTHNMSDVDVAIYLDKGLIPLSGPYGYKSDLLVAMKQEMRLPLDLVILNEAPLALRFRVIRDGKLLFCRDNKARLAFHEKTMRDYLDFRPMERIQQQYLLKRLATGRFGGGQGG, encoded by the coding sequence ATGGAAGAGACCGCTAGCGCCCTGGTCGAACGCCTCCGGGAGGTCTTCATAAAGAGGGCAGAGATTGTTTTTGCTTATCTCTTTGGTTCCTATGCCCGGGGAAGAACGCACAATATGAGCGATGTAGATGTAGCTATTTATTTAGATAAAGGACTTATACCACTTAGCGGTCCATATGGTTATAAAAGCGACCTACTGGTCGCTATGAAGCAAGAGATGCGTCTCCCTCTGGACCTGGTTATTCTCAACGAAGCGCCTCTGGCGCTGCGTTTTCGCGTTATCAGGGATGGTAAACTCCTTTTCTGCAGGGATAATAAAGCTCGTCTAGCGTTTCACGAAAAAACTATGCGTGACTATTTAGATTTCCGTCCCATGGAAAGAATCCAGCAACAATATTTACTTAAAAGGTTGGCTACAGGGCGATTTGGGGGTGGCCAGGGTGGTTGA
- the hepT gene encoding type VII toxin-antitoxin system HepT family RNase toxin — MVDAGVIYHKLTQLEHYIEQLEKHRQVTAIELEQDLDLAWTVEHGLQLSIQVVLDIGTHILSGEGIIVDEYGDVFGELAKLGVLPAEFARDITGMAGFRNILVHEYGKVDMERVADILQNRLDDFRQFARCVIKYICRS; from the coding sequence GTGGTTGATGCGGGCGTTATCTATCACAAACTAACACAACTGGAACATTATATAGAGCAACTAGAAAAGCACAGACAAGTAACGGCCATAGAACTGGAACAAGATCTGGACCTGGCCTGGACAGTAGAACACGGTTTACAACTAAGTATCCAGGTAGTTCTGGACATCGGTACCCATATTCTATCCGGGGAAGGCATTATTGTCGATGAATATGGAGATGTTTTTGGCGAACTGGCCAAACTGGGGGTTTTACCCGCAGAGTTCGCCCGGGATATTACCGGTATGGCGGGCTTTAGAAATATTCTGGTCCATGAATATGGCAAGGTAGATATGGAAAGGGTGGCCGATATTCTACAAAATCGCCTGGATGATTTTCGCCAGTTTGCCCGTTGTGTTATCAAGTACATATGCCGGAGTTAG
- a CDS encoding SWIM zinc finger family protein, translating to MAARRNFVSNWWARRWLEVLESFGWDSRLQRGRTYARRGNVLSIDLAPGAVTAKVQGSRPRPYTVKIKINPLADRDWERVIAALAGQAAFAARLLAGEMPEDIETAFAGASLSLFPDSPGDIETSCSCPDWANPCKHIAAVYYLLGEKFDSDPFLLFLLRGRDRETLLAALRERRMALAGGSVTVPAGEGERGVSPEPGYRDGALPSSEDRRQVQPKARGKSLNPELPTDPVTFWQAGADLAAFQVQITPPAIPRGVLKRLGPPPLGREAPEFYRLLEGYYEEISRQAYELAFANGGSETGESRG from the coding sequence ATGGCTGCCAGGCGTAATTTCGTTAGTAATTGGTGGGCCCGGCGCTGGCTGGAGGTGCTGGAGTCCTTTGGCTGGGACAGCCGCCTGCAGCGGGGGCGGACCTATGCCCGGCGGGGTAACGTCCTGAGTATCGACCTGGCCCCCGGGGCGGTCACAGCAAAGGTCCAGGGGAGCCGGCCCCGGCCTTACACGGTGAAAATAAAAATTAACCCCCTGGCCGACCGGGACTGGGAGCGGGTAATCGCCGCCCTGGCCGGCCAGGCCGCCTTTGCCGCCCGCCTGCTGGCCGGTGAGATGCCGGAGGACATCGAGACGGCCTTTGCCGGGGCGAGCCTCTCCCTTTTCCCCGACAGCCCGGGGGATATCGAGACCAGCTGCTCCTGTCCCGACTGGGCTAATCCCTGTAAGCACATTGCCGCCGTTTACTACCTCCTGGGGGAGAAGTTCGACAGCGACCCCTTCCTGCTCTTCCTCCTGCGCGGTCGCGACCGGGAAACCCTGCTGGCCGCCCTGCGGGAGCGGCGGATGGCCCTAGCCGGAGGCAGCGTTACGGTGCCAGCCGGTGAAGGGGAACGGGGGGTATCCCCTGAGCCAGGGTATAGGGACGGTGCTTTGCCGTCAAGTGAGGATAGGAGGCAGGTGCAACCGAAAGCCCGGGGAAAGAGTTTAAACCCGGAACTACCCACCGACCCGGTTACCTTCTGGCAGGCCGGGGCCGACCTGGCCGCCTTTCAGGTGCAGATAACTCCCCCGGCCATACCCCGGGGGGTTTTAAAACGCCTGGGACCGCCGCCCCTGGGACGTGAGGCCCCGGAGTTTTACCGGCTTTTAGAAGGCTATTACGAAGAAATATCCCGCCAGGCTTATGAATTGGCCTTTGCCAACGGCGGCAGTGAGACGGGTGAGAGCAGAGGCTGA
- a CDS encoding DEAD/DEAH box helicase: MVAYHTPPGSGALEVAGRSRSTVVLHGTWIPGTGQGAGGRFFVWGETPAGARWQGNSPSRASAGKPPAHPYQASEQELINSLRNLSAGLYKSIPLAAPGLDRMELLLPSTRSGPLPAPEGQHLPGSGRAGRSRRPLNETSPVLAPWEVKGLAVSPVWVVNVLTRLREGDRGIAQGYVLAADLLFWSLAAKLALELLARERFIPAALAVEKVPARKRNRHTTTPRPALQAAWRALLDQPEDARRVEILAAGMPPACRAPAETAPLDPAELVENFLHGAVDALARYWLATSPLEGRVRADADLPEKWVAALATEKATFSGPLLETRDLLEKVAGWMGTLTVQPDAVAFRTCFRLEPPAGGSGEDRPGEQDNTEPAWQLQFLLQASDDPSLLVPAGRVWQEGGNILQFLNRRFANPQERLLADLGRAARLFPPLERSLKNPSPETCSLTTSEAYVFLREAAGLLAESGFGVLVPSWWGQHKPHLGLRLRLKAREQARHTRKKGPVTAAGLGLETLVNYEWEVALGDTVIKRQEFERLAALKVPLVQVRGQWVEVRPEELAAARFWQEREDRGIMTLPEALRYGLLGGDEAEGPSGLPAGGRGNTLLPILEVVAEGSLADHLDRLQGNQPLTLLSQPPGFQGDLRPYQVRGFSWLHFLTSYGLGACLADDMGLGKTIQLLALLLHRKRTGLAAGPVLIICPTSVVGNWQREVTRFAPSLRVLIHHGPGRLSGDDFSKTAVSYDLVISTYTLASRDEKELTAVAWDGVVLDEAQNIKNPEARQTRSIRRLRAGFRIALTGTPVENNLGDLWSLMEFLNPGYLGSQAGFRSRFMIPIERYGDGERAARLKRLVQPFILRRLKNDPAIIQDLPAKQEIKVYCHLTREQATLYEAVVQDMLQKIETAEGIERKGLVLATLAKLKQVCNHPAQFLGDGSPLAGRSGKMARLQEMLEEVLAAGEKALIFTQFAVMGQMLQEYLQGIFNREVLFLHGGVPRSRREELIRRFQEDGENQPFFILSLKAGGVGLNLTRANNVFHFDRWWNPAVEDQATDRAFRIGQQRNVQVYKFICAGTLEERIDALIEAKRGLAQQIVGTGEGWLTEMSTGELRELLALRDQGIEL, from the coding sequence ATGGTTGCCTACCATACACCCCCCGGGTCCGGTGCCCTGGAGGTGGCAGGACGGAGCAGGTCGACGGTGGTCCTCCACGGCACCTGGATACCGGGTACAGGTCAAGGAGCCGGGGGACGTTTTTTTGTTTGGGGGGAAACCCCGGCCGGGGCCAGGTGGCAGGGTAACAGCCCTTCCCGGGCTTCTGCCGGTAAGCCGCCCGCCCACCCCTACCAGGCCTCAGAACAGGAGTTGATTAATTCCCTCCGGAATTTAAGTGCCGGCCTCTATAAGAGTATTCCCTTGGCGGCGCCCGGCCTGGATCGGATGGAGCTGCTCCTGCCATCCACCAGGAGCGGGCCCTTACCGGCACCGGAAGGGCAGCACCTGCCCGGTAGCGGCCGTGCAGGCCGGTCCAGGCGGCCGCTTAATGAAACCTCCCCGGTCCTGGCCCCCTGGGAGGTTAAAGGCCTGGCCGTTTCCCCGGTGTGGGTTGTTAATGTCCTCACCCGCCTCCGGGAAGGGGACCGGGGAATCGCTCAGGGCTACGTTTTAGCTGCCGATTTACTCTTCTGGAGCCTGGCAGCCAAACTCGCCCTGGAACTCCTGGCTCGGGAACGCTTTATCCCGGCGGCCCTGGCAGTAGAAAAAGTTCCGGCCAGGAAGCGGAACCGGCACACTACTACCCCCAGGCCGGCCCTGCAGGCAGCCTGGCGGGCTCTCCTGGACCAGCCGGAGGACGCCCGGCGGGTGGAGATACTGGCAGCCGGCATGCCGCCGGCCTGCCGGGCTCCGGCGGAGACGGCTCCCCTGGACCCCGCCGAGCTGGTCGAGAATTTCCTCCACGGTGCTGTCGATGCCCTGGCCCGTTACTGGTTGGCGACTTCACCCCTGGAGGGGAGGGTCAGGGCCGACGCCGATCTACCGGAAAAATGGGTCGCGGCCCTGGCTACAGAAAAGGCCACCTTCAGCGGCCCACTCCTGGAGACCAGGGACCTGCTGGAAAAAGTTGCCGGTTGGATGGGGACTTTAACCGTCCAGCCGGATGCAGTGGCCTTTCGTACCTGCTTCCGTCTGGAGCCCCCGGCGGGAGGATCTGGTGAGGATCGACCCGGAGAGCAGGATAATACAGAGCCGGCCTGGCAGCTGCAGTTTTTACTCCAGGCCAGCGATGACCCCAGTCTCCTGGTCCCTGCCGGCAGGGTCTGGCAGGAGGGAGGCAACATCCTGCAGTTTTTAAACCGCCGTTTTGCCAATCCCCAGGAGCGCCTCCTGGCTGATCTGGGACGAGCGGCGCGCTTATTTCCGCCCCTGGAGCGGAGCCTTAAGAATCCTTCCCCGGAAACCTGCTCCCTGACCACCAGCGAGGCCTACGTCTTCCTGCGGGAGGCTGCCGGCCTTCTGGCTGAAAGCGGCTTTGGCGTGCTGGTGCCTTCCTGGTGGGGGCAGCATAAACCCCACCTGGGGCTGCGCCTGCGGTTAAAGGCCAGGGAGCAGGCCCGCCATACCCGGAAGAAGGGTCCGGTAACAGCGGCCGGCCTGGGTCTGGAAACCCTGGTCAATTATGAATGGGAAGTAGCCCTGGGAGATACGGTGATTAAACGCCAGGAATTTGAGCGGCTGGCCGCTTTGAAGGTGCCCCTGGTCCAGGTGCGGGGCCAGTGGGTGGAAGTCCGGCCGGAGGAACTGGCGGCGGCCCGGTTCTGGCAGGAGCGGGAAGACCGGGGGATTATGACCCTGCCCGAGGCGTTGCGTTACGGCCTGCTGGGTGGGGACGAGGCCGAAGGACCGTCGGGATTGCCCGCCGGGGGGAGGGGGAACACCCTCCTACCGATACTGGAAGTCGTCGCCGAGGGGTCCCTGGCTGATCACCTGGACCGGCTCCAGGGGAACCAACCCCTAACCCTCCTGTCCCAACCCCCCGGGTTTCAGGGTGATTTACGGCCTTATCAGGTACGGGGCTTTTCCTGGCTCCATTTCCTTACCAGTTATGGCCTGGGAGCCTGCCTGGCTGATGATATGGGCCTGGGTAAGACCATCCAGCTCCTGGCCCTCCTCCTCCACCGGAAAAGGACTGGCCTGGCCGCCGGCCCGGTACTGATTATCTGCCCTACCTCGGTGGTCGGCAACTGGCAGCGAGAAGTAACCCGCTTCGCCCCTTCCCTGAGGGTTCTGATCCATCACGGCCCCGGACGCCTCAGCGGCGATGATTTTAGCAAAACGGCGGTCAGCTACGATCTGGTTATAAGTACCTACACCCTGGCTTCCCGGGATGAAAAGGAGCTAACGGCCGTGGCCTGGGACGGGGTGGTGTTAGATGAGGCTCAGAACATTAAAAACCCGGAAGCCAGGCAGACCAGGAGTATCCGCCGGCTCCGGGCCGGCTTCCGCATCGCCCTTACCGGTACGCCGGTAGAAAACAACCTGGGCGATCTCTGGTCCTTGATGGAGTTTTTAAATCCCGGTTACCTGGGTAGCCAGGCGGGTTTTCGCAGCCGCTTCATGATCCCCATTGAACGCTATGGTGACGGGGAGCGGGCCGCCCGCCTGAAACGCCTGGTTCAACCCTTTATTTTGCGCCGGCTCAAGAACGACCCGGCCATTATCCAGGACCTACCGGCCAAACAGGAAATCAAGGTTTATTGCCACCTGACCCGGGAGCAGGCGACCCTTTACGAAGCCGTGGTCCAGGATATGCTCCAGAAGATTGAAACGGCTGAAGGAATTGAACGTAAGGGACTGGTTCTGGCCACCCTGGCCAAGTTGAAGCAGGTCTGTAACCACCCGGCCCAGTTCCTCGGCGACGGCAGCCCCCTGGCCGGTCGTTCCGGGAAAATGGCCCGGCTGCAGGAGATGCTGGAAGAAGTCCTGGCGGCCGGGGAGAAGGCCCTCATCTTTACCCAGTTCGCCGTTATGGGCCAGATGCTCCAGGAGTACCTGCAGGGGATTTTTAACCGGGAGGTTCTCTTTCTTCACGGCGGCGTGCCCCGGTCCCGGCGCGAAGAGCTAATCCGGCGCTTCCAGGAAGACGGGGAGAACCAGCCCTTCTTTATCCTTTCCCTCAAGGCCGGCGGGGTGGGCCTTAACCTTACCAGGGCCAACAACGTCTTTCACTTTGACCGCTGGTGGAACCCGGCCGTGGAAGACCAGGCTACCGACCGTGCCTTCCGCATCGGCCAACAAAGGAACGTCCAGGTATATAAATTCATCTGCGCCGGGACCCTGGAGGAACGCATCGACGCCCTAATCGAAGCCAAGCGCGGCCTGGCGCAGCAAATCGTCGGCACCGGTGAAGGCTGGCTTACGGAGATGTCGACGGGCGAACTGCGGGAACTCCTCGCTTTAAGGGATCAAGGGATAGAGCTATAA